The sequence below is a genomic window from Sander lucioperca isolate FBNREF2018 chromosome 10, SLUC_FBN_1.2, whole genome shotgun sequence.
TGTGTCGCTCTCAGAAGATGGATAATGAGCCaggctgcatgtaaacaaaaTCTGCTGACTAACTGTAGTGGTGTGTGGTGAGGTGGGGACACCCTGTCATTTGGGCTCTTCCCTGCACACGGAGGCCTCTCTCGCCTAAACATGCTGCCTTTGTCTGAATAAAGCAGGATTGTGGCTCTAAATGCAGTTAGACATTCTGTTTATAGTGTTTAGGCTCTGCTACTAATTAGTATATtccttaaaaaagtaaaaataacagAATCTGGAAATCCAAACATTCAATATAAAAGTAGTTATTGTAAGAGAATGAATGAATTGTGAATATAATTCAGTAAATAGGAGGAAGTAGAATGTATGTTACCTATGGAAGATTTTAAATGCCTTAAGAAAAACATGGGGAGTACTACTCAATAGCCTGTGAAAACATTCTAAGCGGCTTTGGCAGAGCTGTGTTTGAAAGACAGGTGTTCAGCAGGCATAGAGTAATGAAAGACATTGCATTATGGGGAGGTGAGGATCCACTGTTTTTGGCGTTTAACCTATATTTgtgactaaaagtcaggatatctcagcCTCTGCTGCGTTGACTTTGATGATTTCTTCTTTCAACCTAATGGAAGTGTACGACGTAAATCACCTCTAATGTTTACACcacaaaaaattacaaaagctgCGTTTACCGTTCAGGCAGTCAACGGTCTCGGTGTAGTAACTGTTTTGTAGTTTTAGTAGTCAGCACTCAGTTAAGGACACTTGTATTTTATCAATTTATTTGCAAAGCAATAAGTACAGGcataaaaataatcataattAAAATAGTGCGAAAGATTTTAAAAATTACAACTGTAACAAAAACCTGTGATCAGTTTGCTTCCCTCTTTGAGTCCATTGACAACCACGTTCTGATTCTTGTGTGCGGTTGTTTTCTGTATTCTATAAAGACACTCAGGCAATCGATTCGttcactctccattgacaacaGTTTTGCTGTCCTCCTTGCCACacttcttgttttgtccactgAAATACTTCTCTCTGAAGGCGTTGTGCCCCTGGTAAGGGCTGAAGCGTGGGTCTGCTAGATGAGCCAGACTGTCTAATTCCTGTAAAGAGACAAAAGTAGAGGTTATTGTTTTTCCCAATTAGAAAAAAAGCTTCTTAAAGCATTTAGCCACATTATAACATAGTGgaatacatgcatttatttttcacCCTCCACTGTTTTTGATAGTAAAAAGCAAGACTTTATCCAGCATCCTGATGCTTCTTGCTATTCAAACTACAAATTTTGTTAAATAATGTTGAGTTCAAAAGAATGGGACGAACGTATGACAACCCAAAATCATAATGCTGCAGCTACTGGTTATGCTCGAGTACACCCCGCCCCCCCCTTCACCAAAAGGACCATGTGTTGAGACTAAAAAAAATGGAGAACACTAAAACTAATACAGAGGTAATTGTGGATGTGAAAGTTGAAGCAGCTCTTCACTAAATGTCAGTATAATATCGATGAAGCAACTCCCACTAAATGTCAGTATAATATTGGCATCACAAGGTTTTCATACTTTTTCAATGTCTGCATGTAGGAACAAGACTGTGCTTGtgtatattaataatgtatATGAACTGTTATGAATCCCTTCAGTTAAACAGTTTGTCTTGGCTGTAAGGTAGCCGCTGGTCaacagagggatggagggatgaagggaggaagagagatgcTGGGAAGAGGAATAATGAGGTGAGTTGAGTTGGAAGTGATGACTCCAATGCAGGGCCTGTAATTTGTCAGCAACACCTCTTTTGCTTGCTGATGCTGCCAAGCAACTTGGAAACAGTTTCCATGACCACTCTGAGGGAACACTCCGGGTAACAAGACTGACAACGTAACCATGACCCGAAATTAATGGATAGAGGGGCATAACTACACACATCTGAAAACAGTGGAAATAACCAATCAATCTTTGCCAACAACCATACAGGTGGAGGGTTGTAAATGCATCATAGGCaaaccacccacccacacccacctgctcacacacacacacacacacacacacacacacacacacacacacacacacacacacacacacacacacacacacacacacacacacacacacacacacacacacacacacacacaaagctgtgAACCCTGATGCATGAGTGCAGATAGGTGCGGATTGAGGCCTATTTGGAATAGAAAAACTCTGTGACCTGAGATAGATACCAGTCAGATAAGATcaaacagctgtgtgtttgtgtgtgcgtgtcataCAGGGCCCTTTAtgggagcaatttggggttttGAAGTGGAATGGATGTCAGATCCAAAGATGGATTGTTTTCCATACGATGTGTGATTAAGCCATTTAGAGTTCCAGTATAAAAGAAATGAGCCAATCACAGCCAGATGGTGAGGATTTGCcccaggcagacagagagacaccaTCACTTCCATTAGGATGACATgtaaaaaacatacacatatgcACAGAGTGCATACATTTACATGACACATACTTATGTGGTTATATATACAAACAATTATATAAACTacacacagaaaacatgaaagaacAGGCAGCACACATGCTCTCATTTTACATAAACCAAGTCATATCTGTGTTGCTGTGCATGCTCACACATAACAGTAAACAAATTCTGCAGCACACACAGGTTGGTACTGTGCACATATGTTGTCATAACTATGCAACCTTAATACATAACTTATTAAAGACGTTGCATTTCCAACCAAAGGATGAATAACATTAGATGATATGGTCAACTTTAAAGTCATACACACATCGGACGAAAAATCGGTTTTGAATCcttataataaaatgtttttcttttctgcacATTAACCAAACAACAACGCTAGAATACATGAACGCAGTTATGAAAATAAGAATGTAATGCAGAATTGCACAGTGTTCTTTAATGAAGCACCCAATAATTATAATTTTCTTCAAATAAGCAgcatagcatctccagatgtCCTCAAATCCTTTATAAGCTCAAACACAGGCCTTCATGAAAACAAGGTTGGCAACTAATTACTTTCATTGGTGATTATTCTGCCAATTCtttctcaattaatcatttTGTGTCAGAAAATAGTAGTTTTGTAATTTCCCAGAGCCTAAGGTGACTGATTGAATTAACCTGCTTTATCAAACTAACAGATGGACAAAAAACCAAGCATGTtccaagatattcagtttacttaaatatgacaaagaaaagcaagtGGAAACAGTATGCACACACCTCAGGGTTCTTGATCTTCTCCATGGTGATCAGGCGCCGTGAGGTGTGGCTGGAGAGCGTCTGCTCACAATTACTGATGAGCCGGAGACATGGGTGGAGAGGTACCACCTCCTCACAGTACCTGAACAggggacacatacacactcacagttACACATCAGTCTAAGTAAGGAGCAGAAAGACGGAAAAACAGCAGTAGAGCAATTCCAATTACACCTACAGAGCTAAATGAGAGGATTGTTTAAGGCATTAGTGAAAACAATGCACTTCCTATTCTGTCTGGAGTCCATAAAAAGACTGCTGGGACACAGACAGAAACTAATCCTGTTAAAATTACTACCTAACTGTGCCAACCATTCCAGTGTCTTTCCTTTCTCCCTCCATtgctctgtctgtttctctctcaccAATCAAACCACTAAACATTTGACCAGCGCAGTGTAACCACGGCTGGTAAAGCTAAGGTAGCTCATTTTGTGCAAAGATGAAGATGGAAAAAGTGACTCTGACCTGACAGGTCGACTGCTGGCTCTGTCATCACTAGCCAGTCCAGGTTATGGCCTATTAACAGCGGATGATGTATGTGTTTGCATATATGTGTAGCACTTTCTCCTAACCACCATCACAGTAGCAACAGTCCTGACTCAAAACCAGATTTGCACGTCACTGTTTGTCTGCCCTGTTGCCATGGCCACATGCGGGCATCTGAGGCGATGGGATGTTTGGTCGTCCGGGTGACTAAGGGCGATGCAGCCATGTGATAATTCTCTACTGCCGATCAGGAGTTTTACATAAAACGTGATTTCAAATGCAtctaatacattttaaaacgaTAGGTGTATTTGTCCCATAATATTTCAAAATCCATCCAATGTATGCTCTCAATTTCACATCATGCAAAATCTGATGCTGTGAAGCAGGGAACATTGGCCTCTAGTAGAAGAGCCGGTATCACTAAATGAgaaatttgccaaaatgtcCAGAAATTTACAGTGAAGTAAAGAATTATgacctgaaaatgaaaacatggctCATTTATACTCATTTACAAGGATCCCCTTACTTCTGACAACAGAGGCACTTTATTTATTCTCTTCACTTGTTTATGTTGTAATTAGGTCACTTTATGGCTATGATGACTGATATGCCATCATCTGTCTTgatactttttctttcttcatttatttttttaaaagggaaGAGAGTTTAAGGGGTCTGACCTGGTCTAGACGCCGTCTTTTGCTGACAGGACTTTGTGTCACCTGTCAtcacgcgcacgcacgcgcacacagcCTCCCCATTCTCATGaagcagacacaaacacacaatcccCACTGTTTCTACCACAGCCATGGACACAGATAtgtgggggtgacagaaacatGATATATCCCCTGTAGAGCCCCAGATTAGGCCCAGGAGACAGGCTACGTCTGGGTttacacacccagacacacatatcccaaaacacacatgcaatcattgtacacagaaacacacacacacacacacacgtcagactgcagagacagatagtTCACATATCTGACTTGCCTGACCTCAGACATTTATTTTGGCACAGCGATCTGACAGGCACAGAGTCAAGCACCGGTAGATGAGTAGCAAAGACAAATGTGTGAACATGATGACATACATGTATGGAAGTTCTCATTCACAAGACCACACGCATTCATGCATTATATATGGATGCACAGACACAGGGACAAACACACTTATGTTGCAAGttgtgtgtgtagtagtgtACATTTGCTTgttctgtctctcacacactcatcTTATCTCATCTCCTCCCCGGTCCTATAATCAGTGACCAGAAGGATTTCCAGCCCTGCAGGGTTTTTCTCCCCCAAACGTCCGTTGCTGCCGCTGTCTGCTGTGGTTCATACTTTTACAGTCAAACACCTGCACTTAGAGTCAGCAGTCAGCACTTCACTTTCTGCTAGTGCACACAACATTTAACAATGTGGTGTTCTTTGTTCCAGAAGATCTGTCATATACAGCAAACGTATAAAAGAGCTGTCGGTTGTGGTTTACTGTGACCCAGCTGTTTGGGCGGGAAAACCTTTACACACCTGTACACTACTCTGTATAAACACCATCATTCGCTCAGATGGAATGGGAAGGACAAGGTTTTATAGGAGCGGTAATGGAATAGCGCTACAGGGAAATGCTGGAAGGTAAAAAATTGTGGAAAAGCCCTTTGTGTGCCAGTTGACTGGACTCCAACTGAAAGAGCTACAAACACAACCCGGGTTTTAAAAGCATTTAGCAGCTCATTAACTAATCTGTCATTAATCAACTGATATTAAACAGACATTCACTACGGTCTGTGTTACATTTACACTTGGCCATCATTTACTTACAAATTGAATTAGATTTTGTAATTagattttataaaatgtaatcaTGTTTACATTATAATCTGTCCTTTCCTAATGTTGTTTGGCTGTTAAAGAgacgctatgcagttttggccatttgttcgctgttttctcgctttttgttcgcaggtttctctatagagctccccctacagcttcagaatagatatttgacagcgcctatgtttacttgtgtctgactcctcgctcggtcagtctgccgtttcctctttctctgttcctccgacaatgctttcctaactttctgcttctttgttgccggctcagccatgacgatagtgtgaaaaactccatcgttaccttgttagccggttcctgaatgggcgtatgtgtgcagtgccgtgaagcaattcgttacatcgtgAGACCTGATATCATACGATACTttctgacgctgaggccggcggctaaccggccaaaagttgcaagggtggatTTTccactcacaggcgctaggggggagcgagacgaccaccattgaactcgaaaaaagtcatataaccattccaatgactccgaagctgttcaggtaagataaattaagctaaaaaaaactgcacaatTCCCCTTTAAGGAAAAGAATTAGGCCAACAATAGATTTAAATGTTGTAGATTGTACTCATGATCTGTGTTTGGTGACAGTGGTTTTAAAGTTTTTGAACCCTCATCTTGGTGTGAACTACAGTCAACTAAAACTAGATTATTTTATTAGCAagaaatattgtaataacaGGATTACCAGTCAATGTAGATGTCCTGTTACTGCTAATTTATTGTTTGATGTaatttgctgttttgtttttagcctGTTATTTGTTCTTTTATGTGAAACTCTTTGTGCTTCTGTCTTGGTCGTGGACTCCCTTGTAAAAGGAGATTGTGAATCTCAATGGGAatattgctgttaaaataaaggttaatttaaaaaaaaaaaaaaaacaagactgtATTGTGCAGTTCTGGTTTATGGTTTGAGCCTGCCCCCTATTGATACAAATTATTATTTGGAGAACAGCACCAGCAAGAGGAGTTTCCAATCCAAGCCTATGAGGACAAAGTAAACTCTAGTATCAAAATATAAATCTCCATGCACTGAAACCtgtttttaacaacaacaataaatcgGGTCACAGACCGGGTTCGAATAACAGAAATGAGTGAGCTTTAAAGTGCTGGATGATACTGTGAGAAGCTAACGCTTCCTGAAATAGTGACTATCTGCCAGCAGCAGGCTCATCATTCTAAAAGACCTTTATATTATCAGCTAATGACACCGCACAAAAAGTATGTTTACTCACTCTGGTCTGTAGACAGGCAGCCAATAGACGAGCCTCCCGCCCAAGACCAGGTGGTGGGCAGAGAAATTTAGCAGATCTGTGAAGATGTCACTCAGGTGGTACGCCTGTGAGACAGGGACGTGAGACTCTGCATAGCTGGGCAGAAGAATCAAATGAACACAGACGGGTTTAGACCGGAGCAACGCACATAACATTTaacataacaaacaaaacattaatgATGTTCTCTAAAAGCATTTCCATTTTTCACAAgtctttcattcatttttcaagtGCACCGAATTGGGAAATTTACTGAGAACAAATAATCCCAGGCTACCCTTGCTGTGGTTAGTAACTGATATTGATGCCGTGATACAAATTAAGGTGAATTTTGTCATTAAGTCACAGAGTGTCTGGTGAACTTACAGGACATCAGGGGGTCTAGTAATGTCTTTGTGGGAGCCCGTTCTCCTTGTGGACTCACGGATACCGTACGGAGCTGACGTCAGAAGGGCACACGGGaaccacaaacaacaaaacaaaagactAAGTTTATCCCATTATGAGAGGACTGCAGCTGGAGCACATGCTTGCTGCAATACTGCTTCAgtgaagaaaacacaaaaacacacacatttatcacGTTTTCATACCCAAAGCGTTAATAGTGGTCTGCTAAGAATTAACTAAGGACCTACGATCAGTAATGATGGCATCAAACAGAGCAGCCTTCCTCCACACAGGCTTGGATGCATCAGACACCATTACGTCTACATACATCTCCTCTGTTCCATACTGCCGCAGGTTGGCTCTGATATTCTCATCAGGCCCTCGCCACTTCTGGTCTTTGCGGCTTGACCGACCTGAAAGACAAAGGCCCTTTTAGGAAATTTGGATAGCATCTGAAACTCAGAGCAGGATCCTGCCACTGTTGGTTCGGAACACAGAAATGACCTGAAGCAATATTTGCTAGCTTGAATTAAAACATAACTGAAGTACAAGACGATGACACAATCTTACAATATAAGAGACTGCAGGTGATGTGCCATGTAAGCTCTAAGTAGCCAAAACTTACCTCTGCCATGAATGGTGTTGTAATCAATATCCATTCCACAGACGTAGGCTCTAAAATGAGAACATGCTACCAACAGACTCCCTAAAACAGATCAAGAGACAAAGAACTTAAAAAACCACGGATTGACCTAGATTTCCCAAAGTGGGCATCTGTCTATAGCTATGTATGTGAGTGGGAGTCAGCAACAGGATTATCTCACCTGTGCCAACAAACGGGTCAAAGACGAGATCATTCTCATTGACTTTAGCGTGGTTGGCCATAATGAATGAGAGCCCAGCATCCATACTGGTGTTCCCTATGAAGTGTCTGTTCTTCACACTGTGGGAGCGAATCAGTTCACGCTGTCCATCTGCTATCTGGTGCAGGGGTGTAAAAAGATGAAGAGTCTTCAGTTGCAGATCAGCTCTTACTCTTAcggttcttttaaatcaaggctgaagacctttctttttgatgttgcctttctttaaataattgttaatttcttatactgcactgtaacttttattctcgtattttatcagtttttaattttttctaattatttttttaatcgtgtttaactgctctttaaatgtttttatgtaaagcactttgaattgccctgtaatgaaaatgtgctatacaaataaagctgccttgccttactAGTCAAATATAAGCAAGAAGTCAAATGTATCTCACCCATCGGCCAAAATAGATGTAGTTTGGATGCTCAGGGATGTCGTTGGGGTCT
It includes:
- the trmt11 gene encoding tRNA (guanine(10)-N2)-methyltransferase homolog isoform X2, with protein sequence MSRSVCAKSAFELWGHGKTHSELRTSLLNYPSENMSPFMQKDSTYRINVYTFNKTLEFADRIKRIDAMEFLPFEGAVSLKSPQHCFCLLEDYGTDPNDIPEHPNYIYFGRWIADGQRELIRSHSVKNRHFIGNTSMDAGLSFIMANHAKVNENDLVFDPFVGTGSLLVACSHFRAYVCGMDIDYNTIHGRGRSSRKDQKWRGPDENIRANLRQYGTEEMYVDVMVSDASKPVWRKAALFDAIITDPPYGIRESTRRTGSHKDITRPPDVLYAESHVPVSQAYHLSDIFTDLLNFSAHHLVLGGRLVYWLPVYRPEYCEEVVPLHPCLRLISNCEQTLSSHTSRRLITMEKIKNPEELDSLAHLADPRFSPYQGHNAFREKYFSGQNKKCGKEDSKTVVNGE
- the trmt11 gene encoding tRNA (guanine(10)-N2)-methyltransferase homolog isoform X3, which translates into the protein MATSNSRSCLQYLLHLAQDNLDFRLPEIKALLALRGKPFHPSGNFKEKSPFWCLDGLSEEDVCSVMSRSVCAKSAFELWGHGKTHSELRTSLLNYPSENMSPFMQKDSTYRINVYTFNKTLEFADRIKRIDAMEFLPFEGAVSLKSPQHCFCLLEDYGTDPNDIPEHPNYIYFGRWIADGQRELIRSHSVKNRHFIGNTSMDAGLSFIMANHAKVNENDLVFDPFVGTGSLLVACSHFRAYVCGMDIDYNTIHGRGRSSRKDQKWRGPDENIRANLRQYGTEEMYVDVMVSDASKPVWRKAALFDAIITDPPYGIRESTRRTGSHKDITRPPDVLYAESHVPVSQAYHLSDIFTDLLNFSAHHLVLGGRLVYWLPVYRPE
- the trmt11 gene encoding tRNA (guanine(10)-N2)-methyltransferase homolog isoform X1 gives rise to the protein MATSNSRSCLQYLLHLAQDNLDFRLPEIKALLALRGKPFHPSGNFKEKSPFWCLDGLSEEDVCSVMSRSVCAKSAFELWGHGKTHSELRTSLLNYPSENMSPFMQKDSTYRINVYTFNKTLEFADRIKRIDAMEFLPFEGAVSLKSPQHCFCLLEDYGTDPNDIPEHPNYIYFGRWIADGQRELIRSHSVKNRHFIGNTSMDAGLSFIMANHAKVNENDLVFDPFVGTGSLLVACSHFRAYVCGMDIDYNTIHGRGRSSRKDQKWRGPDENIRANLRQYGTEEMYVDVMVSDASKPVWRKAALFDAIITDPPYGIRESTRRTGSHKDITRPPDVLYAESHVPVSQAYHLSDIFTDLLNFSAHHLVLGGRLVYWLPVYRPEYCEEVVPLHPCLRLISNCEQTLSSHTSRRLITMEKIKNPEELDSLAHLADPRFSPYQGHNAFREKYFSGQNKKCGKEDSKTVVNGE